A stretch of Stigmatopora argus isolate UIUO_Sarg chromosome 22, RoL_Sarg_1.0, whole genome shotgun sequence DNA encodes these proteins:
- the cfap58 gene encoding cilia- and flagella-associated protein 58: MADPLEEFQTVLSELAEDQEEPNMTKIREEYEKLLNALTKSHNNEKKLMSKCKELSAEMASASTKFEAARKLSQDDDATLSSLKTELEKAWQMVDNAYNKEQANIETIKNLQEEVSTLTQVIEQQSLASANQDQSDLLKMIEELTNDRDRLMTTVESLREQLNITTASKHKAETQREAALNDISQLEHKIQLNQNDISREQRLKEKLEKELIELTLNVESKDGEIQTLKKDYQLSKEEQMRLAQQLKSRKLGMEKMAKDLEHLQAKTNKLQRDRDHLVSVRECLYLENQKNLNEVKIKEDAMNQMRQDISKERKMKEAIQKRLRVVEDQKAEVEVQRGILKTRIAGLEREYEGAKKQGDADKKTINDLTRERDMLTKEVVKAAESIETQQCLVMELENDKRVLQQEINCYCLDAQKLRKFISDLEKERDRFVNENNNLLQKVQLKIKEIETYEMAIHNWKKRVTEEECKLKRKEDLLDSVISERNHYSKNLVDAQDSIAKLKIKMRALNNQNLQLKDEIDAKELAIHKEQQNHKRLVRDNDNLKGELKTTTQQLEEEMRRVELQKTELERLQKIIADREIEHMQQKRQLDQVTRERDNLGKELLRRNEERSLLYEKVKIQQSIISKRDFHHNKRMEDIRLLKLEIKRLMREKHILDKTVPNTDDLKRELFAVQRELAKERTRNGVLQEQLNPVNIHRWRRLEGSDPCKYELLQKVHTLQRRLINKTEDFEEQEFLLQEKEKLYVELQQILARQPGPEALEQLQRCQWTLRERTKKLMALTAESRVLDSKMNEYKVENQRLVTDLAELKKKYFIQKKIQSDKSKSKGEQLVLPNLINKPHFSGGGFKFDELFR, translated from the exons ATGGCTGATCCGTTGGAGGAATTTCAGACGGTCCTCAGTGAGCTGGCGGAGGACCAAGAGGAGCCAAATATGACTAAGATCCGTGAAGAATATGAGAAACTCCTCAACGCGCTCACCAAGTCGCACAATAATGAGAAAAAGCTCATGTCCAAATGCAAAGAACTTAGCGCAGAGATGGCATCCGCCTCGACCAAATTTGAAGCTGCACGCAAATTATCTCAGGATGATGATGCAACATTGTCTTCCCTGAAGACG GAATTAGAAAAAGCTTGGCAAATGGTTGATAATGCTTACAATAAAGAGCAAGCCAATATAGAGACTATAAAGAACTTACAAGAAGAAGTTAGCACTCTAACACAGGTCATAGAACAACAAAGTTTGGCTTCTGCGAACCAAGATCAGAG tGATTTACTGAAAATGATTGAAGAGTTAACAAATGACCGTGATCGCTTGATGACAACCGTGGAGAGTCTAAGAGAACAGTTGAACATAACCACTGCGAGCAAGCACAAGGCAGAGACTCAAAGGGAGGCTGCCTTGAATGATATTTCCCAG CTCGAACATAAAATTCAGCTAAATCAGAATGACATTTCCCGTGAGCAGAGGTTAAAAGAAAAACTGGAAAAGGAGTTGATCGAGTTGACCCTGAACGTGGAATCCAAGGACGGAGAGATCCAAACTCTTAAAAAGGATTACCAGTTGTCCAAAGAGGAGCAAATGAGATTAGCCCAGCAACTGAAATCGAGGAAG cttggaatggaaaaaatggCCAAGGATTTGGAGCATTTGCAAGCTAAAACTAACAAACTGCAGCGTGACCGAGATCATCTCGTCTCGGTCAGGGAATGCCTCTATTTGGAGAATCAGAAGAATTTAAATGAAGTTAAG ATAAAAGAAGATGCGATGAATCAAATGCGCCAGGACATttccaaagaaagaaagatgAAAGAAGCCATCCAAAAGAGGTTACGTGTAGTAGAGGATCAGAAAGCTGAAGTGGAAGTACAGAGAGGCATTCTAAAAACTCGCATCGCTGGTCTAGAGAGAG AGTATGAAGGTGCCAAGAAGCAAGGGGATGCTGACAAGAAAACAATTAACGACCTTACGAGAGAACGAGACATGTTGACTAAA GAAGTGGTCAAGGCTGCAGAGTCCATCGAGACACAGCAGTGCCTTGTGATGGAACTGGAGAATGACAAAAGGGTATTACAACAAGAGATCAACTGCTACTGCCTCGATGCCCAAAAGCTGCGGAAATTCATCTCTGATCTGGAAAAGGAACGTGACCGCTTCgttaatgaaaacaacaaccTTTTGCAAAAG GTGCAACTAAAGATAAAGGAAATTGAAACGTATGAAATGGCAATCCATAATTGGAAGAAAAGAGTCACGGAGGAAGAGTGCAAGCTCAAAAGAAAAGAGGATCTACTGGATTCTGTCATATCAGAACGAAACCATTACAGCAAAAACCTTGTTGATGCTCAG GACAGCATTGCAAAGTTGAAGATAAAGATGCGGGCATTGAATAACCAGAATTTACAGTTGAAGGATGAAATAGATGCAAAGGAATTGGCCATTCACAAAGAACAGCAGAACCACAAGCGCTTAGTGCGAGATAATGATAATCTCAAG GGCGAGCTGAAGACAACGACCCAGCAACTGGAGGAGGAAATGCGACGCGTTGAGCTACAAAAAACAGAACTAGAAAGACTTCAGAAAATCATCGCTGACCGAGAAATTGAGCATATGCAACAGAAAAGACAATTGGATCAA GTGACTAGGGAACGGGACAACTTGGGTAAGGAGTTGTTACGGCGCAACGAAGAGCGAAGCCTTCTTTATGAGAAAGTCAAGATCCAGCAATCCATCATAAGCAAGCGGGACTTTCACCACAACAAACGTATGGAAGACATCCGCCTCCTCAAGTTGGAAATCAAGAGGCTCATGCGTGAAAAGCATATCTTGGACAAGACAGTACCAAACACTGATGACCTCAA ACGAGAGCTGTTTGCAGTGCAAAGGGAATTGGCTAAAGAGAGGACACGGAATGGTGTACTCCAGGAACAGCTAAACCCGGTAAATATTCACCGGTGGAGGCGACTGGAA GGAAGTGACCCTTGCAAGTATGAATTGCTCCAGAAAGTGCACACGTTACAGAGACGACTCATCAACAAGACAGAAGACTTTGAAGAACAGGAATTCTTATTGCAG GAAAAGGAGAAGCTGTATGTAGAGCTTCAGCAAATTTTGGCCCGGCAGCCAGGTCCTGAGGCACTTGAGCAGCTTCAACGTTGCCAATGGACTTTAAGGGAAAGGACCAAAAAGCTCATG GCACTGACTGCAGAGTCGAGAGTTCTAGACTCTAAGATGAATGAGTACAAAGTGGAGAATCAAAGGTTAGTCACTGACCTGGCAGAGCTCAAGAAGAAGTACTTCATTCAGAAAAAGATACAAAG TGACAAGTCCAAAAGCAAAGGAGAACAGTTGGTGCTGCCTAATCTCATCAACAAGCCACATTTCTCTGGCGGAGGCTTCAAGTTTGATGAACTTTTCAGATGA
- the fez1 gene encoding fasciculation and elongation protein zeta-1, which produces MEAPLVCLDEEFEDLRPCRTDEFEHPARKHSSYTSTTVPLVAITREDFSELENFSEMMSFKSMEDLVNEFDEKLNVCFHNYNTKTEGLAPIRNQLQNQDDEEQLQDEDVWDALTDNYIAAWDAPDTEGFNGNISGKEIHEKEEEEMNEKNDNANCLNEEPLMTADQVIEEIAEMMANSPDPGETEEEEEEESSHSSSRTHPSLLEEIKQLSQASNNNCSYEGLSLMPSSALFELLHRVEVAIREYSEELVSQLARRDEQEFEKEVKNTFITALIEVQNRQKEQRDSSKRRRRDKALSLQGGVDLVSGNTGNTGTSGRVEKTGSMPAKRFSMEGISNILQTGIRQTFGSTGNEKQYLNTVIPYEKKGSPPSVDDLQMLTKILFAMKEDSEKVPTLLTDYILKVLCPT; this is translated from the exons ATGGAAGCCCCTCTCGTATGTTTGGACGAGGAGTTTGAGGACCTCCGGCCTTGCCGTACGGATGAGTTCGAACACCCAGCGCGAAAGCACTCCTCTTACACGAGCACCACCGTCCCACTGGTCGCCATCACTCGAGAGGACTTCTCTGAGCTGGAGAACTTTTCTGAGATGATGAGCTTCAAATCAATGGAGGACCTGGTCAATGAGTTTGATGAGAAACTTAATGTCTGCTTCCACAATTACAACACCAAGACCGAGGGCCTGGCGCCGATACGTAACCAGTTGCAAAACCAGGACGATGAGGAACAGCTGCAAGATGAAGA TGTCTGGGATGCCCTGACAGACAACTACATAGCCGCATGGGATGCACCAGATACAGAGGGATTCAACGGAAACATTTCTGGCAAAGAG ATACAtgaaaaagaggaggaggaaatgaatgaaaagaatgaCAATGCCAACTGTTTGAATGAAGAGCCTCTAATGACAGCTGATCAG GTCATTGAGGAGATAGCCGAGATGATGGCAAACTCGCCAGACCCTGGTGAAactgaggaagaggaagaggaggagagcaGCCATAGCTCTTCAAGGACTCATCCTTCCTTACTTGAAGAGATCAAACAACTTTCCCAGGCCTCAAACAACAATTGTTCTTACGAAG GCCTGAGTTTAATGCCTAGTTCTGCACTGTTCGAACTGCTGCACCGTGTCGAAGTCGCAATCCGCGAATACTCCGAGGAACTGGTCAGTCAGCTGGCACGGCGCGATGAGCAGGAGTTTGAAAAAGAAGTGAAGAACACCTTCATCACTGCTCTGATTGAGGTGCAAAACAGGCAGAAAGAGCAGCGAGACAGTAGCAAGCGCCGACGCCGGGACAAAGCTTTGAGTCTACAGGGTGGAGTGGATTTGGTGTCTGGGAACACGGGGAACACTGGGACCTCTGGCCGCGTGGAAAAGACAGGAAGCATGCCTGCCAAG CGCTTTAGTATGGAGGGAATATCCAATATTCTGCAGACGGGCATCAGACAGACATTTGGAAGCACGGGGAATGAAAAACAGTATCTGAACACAGTTATTCCTTATGAGAAGAAAGGCAGTCCTCCATCTGTTGACGACCTGCAAATGCTCACAAAAA TTCTTTTTGCCATGAAAGAAGACAGCGAGAAGGTGCCTACACTCCTAACTGACTACATATTAAAAG TCTTGTGTCCTACCTAA
- the esama gene encoding endothelial cell adhesion molecule a has product MEVDGTSWKLTVLSVTYLWWLSGIWAEILMPQSHVDVLKGQMVVLKASYNPVPGSDLSTNTILWNLVTNNSQLVISYTKSSISVGSSQFQGRVGFTSRMPSSDVSLYINNTQESDSGRYLCQVIRPLNPGLTAELSLDVKVPPAVPKCTLSGQAVLKGNVTLSCKSSSGKPVPVYKWRRTSPTSEVFFSPMLNEKTGSLKLSNLSSNMSGKYVCTASNSAGSETCFINLEVSNSNRAGVIAGATVGTVVGFLCLLLICMFFLMKRKRDNEDDMANEIKEDAQAPKRVSWAKSGMGSDIISKNGTLSSIASSPQHRDPAQQQNNHHHLQHYPQRPPSDTASIITATGSMAGYRPSRVHGASSPTHNSYNNNSSVLPSDQPISSNPNGGSQPRPERYAQLPQAPMLSQTYSHSQLHLQVAPPPPPLPSSTFSSSNITRMGGVPIMVPAQNQAGSLV; this is encoded by the exons GGATTTGGGCAGAGATCCTAATGCCCCAAAGCCATGTGGATGTTCTGAAGGGTCAGATGGTGGTTCTGAAGGCTTCATACAATCCAGTGCCTGGCAGTGACCTGAGCACAAACACCATCCTCTGGAATCTCGTTACTAATAACTCTCAACTG GTAATCTCTTACACTAAGAGCTCCATAAGTGTGGGGAGTTCCCAGTTTCAGGGCCGAGTTGGCTTCACCTCTCGCATGCCCTCTAGTGACGTTTCTCTGTACATCAACAACACCCAAGAGTCAGATTCGGGACGTTACCTCTGCCAAGTCATCAGACCACTCAACCCAGGCCTCACTGCTGAGCTCAGCCTGGATGTCAAAG TTCCCCCCGCTGTTCCAAAGTGCACTTTATCGGGGCAAGCGGTGCTGAAAGGAAATGTGACACTGAGCTGCAAGTCAAGCAGCGGGAAGCCCGTTCCCGTGTACAAATGGAGGCGAACCAGTCCAACTTCTGAGGTTTTCTTCTCACCCATGCTCA ATGAGAAGACAGGCAGCCTGAAGCTGAGCAACCTGAGCAGCAACATGTCAGGGAAGTACGTGTGCACTGCCAGCAATTCAGCCGGATCGGAAACCTGTTTCATCAACCTGGAGGTTTCCAACT CCAATAGAGCTGGAGTTATTGCTGGTGCCACTGTGGGCACAGTGGTTGGATTCCTCTGCCTTTTActcatttgcatgtttttcctgaTGAAGAGAAAACGAGACAACGAAGACGACATGGCAAATGAAATCAA AGAAGACGCTCAGGCTCCTAAACGCGTGTCCTGGGCAAAAAGCGGAATGGGTTCCGACATCATATCCAAGAACGGTACCTTGTCCTCCATCGCTTCCAGCCCACAACACAGAGACCCCGCGCAGCAACAAAACAACCACCACCACTTACAGCACTACCCTCAGCGGCCTCCCTCCGACACCGCCTCCATCATCACAGCCACCGGCAGCATGGCCGGTTACCGTCCGTCTCGCGTCCACGGCGCCTCCAGCCCGACGCACAACagctacaacaacaacagcagcgtATTACCCAGTGACCAGCCCATCTCTTCGAATCCCAATGGGGGGTCCCAACCCAGACCGGAGCGTTACGCCCAACTGCCACAGGCCCCAATGCTATCACAGACCTACAGCCATTCTCAGTTACACCTCCAAGTTGCTCCGCCACCCCCGCCACTTCCCTCCTCCACATTTTCAAGCTCCAACATTACCCGCATGGGTGGGGTGCCCATTATGGTGCCTGCACAGAACCAGGCTGGATCTCTCGTCTAA